Genomic segment of Zonotrichia leucophrys gambelii isolate GWCS_2022_RI unplaced genomic scaffold, RI_Zleu_2.0 Scaffold_41_468701, whole genome shotgun sequence:
CAGAGACAGCCCAAGAGCCCCCTTGTACCAACCTTCAGGCAGGGCAGATAGAACCAGGATTACTGAAATCCTTTGCTGCAGAGGAGCCAAAGCAGCAGGAGACCCAACAGCTCAGGGCCAGCATCAGAGAAGCAAGAGATACCTGCTACCAGGCTCTCTTAGTTGGTGCTTCCTGCCAAATtgaagcagggaagagacagacTGCCAAACCAATTTCTTCTGTTAACTTGGGCTAAGAGACATAATGAAAAACAACCACGAACACACCAGGGAAGCATGCATACAGATAGGCTCCACCAGACTGAGGAGTGTTCAGATAGCATGAGACCTGGAGTTTACAGGGACAACACAAACTACACTGTACCAGGCACACACAAAGGAGTGTTGTGggacttttattattttttataatttttgtgggattttttttaatacaggcTAGCATTGTATTTTTTACTAAAGCTGCTGATTCTGCCACATAAACTAGCACAGAAATTTCTCAGAAATTATGTCAGTTCCCCTCCTTGTTAATTCACTGTCTGCCTCTCAACTGAACACCACTCTGGATTTGTGTTTGCAGAAAATATTCCCTGTACAAAGTGGTGTGCAGCTACACTGTTCTGACTGAAGAATGAAGAAGCTAAGAGTCCACTgaacactggattttttttgctgtacaATGTGGCCTGATATGGAGCTGGTCCACCAAGCTGAGCGTTAACCATAGAGATCATCGTCATTGTCTTCGCTATACACGTTGCCCCCGCTGCCACCTCCTGTACCTTGGCTCGGACCGGTACTGCCCTGGTTGCCTGATGGGAACCTGCATGCAGCAGTGCAGGACAGGAAAGAAGAGATGCTGTTAAAAAGCCTCCTTGCAGCGCAGTGCCATACCCTCCCTCTGTGCCAAACCCCAGTGACAAGTAGGACAGGCAGGAGGAATGGGATGAAATCTTACAGCAGATCATGCAAAAGGCTTATATGACTTCTAGGTATCACTTGTCCTGGGTAACCCAAAATGTTATTGTAGTCCATATCCATCTGTGCCCAAAGATTGTTACTGTCTCCTTAAGACCCTGTGGCCAGAAATGAaactgtggggctgggagatTCTTGGGCTTTTTGAGGTTGGGGCATGAAGGCAGAGCTCTCTCTTGCCTCTACTAGCAACAGTAGCAACACAAGAAGCTGTATTTTGCAATCAAAAACTGCTACAGAGCGAATTTTGCCAGGTGAGGTTGGGCTACCATTCTTAGGTGCTCAGAAGTTcgttttttttctcccccatcaATCAGAACAGGGACCCGAGACAGCAGCACCAACACCAGTGGCTTGGAGGCTGCAGTGCCGACACTGGCTGGATCCAGCTGGCCAAAgaagaggcagagagagagagagagagagagagagaggaaactTGCTGAGCCACCATGAGAGCCTATGTCAGCTCCCTGGCAGCATTGACTCTTTTTGGACAGAAGTAGTTTTCCCaggttttactttttgtttgcCCCTGCTCCGGTTGTtcgttttggggggggggggaaagctTTGGAACTGTGGATGCTTGTTTGTCACATTGATTCCTTTGTTCTCTCTCTCAAATGCATAGCCCAGAAAGAGGACTCTCTGCCATTTTGTCATTGTTCCACAGGACAATTAGGGGGATCTTCTTTGCATTTATGGGTGGAGATTAAactgttttccctttgtttccccACACATAGTTGTCTGTGGAGGGCACCATCTTCAGAGGGTTTACTCTGCCATTTTGAGTTTCTCTTCCTGGGGACTCTGTGAGATTTAGCAATTCTGTAACTAGTGATTAtcactgttatttttttgttttgtttttttagtaaacttttattttttcacttataTCTACTCATGTTTGTCTCTCCTTATTGGTAGAAAGGGATTATTTAAAGCTATAAGGGGAGGTAACTCATTTTAGAGTGTTCCCCTTAAATTGCCTTAACCAAGACACTTGTGTTAAAGGAAAAAGGGTTGTTGGACTTCAGGAGTACTGAGAGCAGCTAAAACcaaccagcagcacagcctaCATCTGCCACACACTCAGCTTTCTGCTGTACATGCTAGGGAAAATGCAGTGGAAGAGGGAATTTTTTACCCAGAATCCAGCAGAAAGCTGCCTCAATGATCTGTTCTGGGGCTAACTGAGCCACACTGCCCTTCTCATGTTTACCTGAAGCTGCCAAAgccacggctctgctgcagggtctGTGCAAACATCTCATATTTCCTGATGTCATTGTCACTGACAGAGCGGCGAGCAAAGCGCATGGCTTCCTCAAAGTGATCCCTGCGTATCTCAGGGACTGGGTcgtcctcctccacctcctgcagcaggacagaggaaCCAGGTGAGCTGCATGCCCAAGCTCTGTAGTCCAACAGCCACACACAGCCTCCCACTAGATCAGGAGGCTCCAACACCCACCAAAGCTGGAACTGGAGAGAGACACTGTGACAGACTAAGTCAGGGCTGCATCAGGGGCTGGCTTTCTGAGCAATGCTGACAGTGAGGTACCCCAGGAGGGCCTCATGCTCCCATTCCAtgctctctgctgagacccTACTCATCCCCAACTGAGGATTATGAAGAGGAATGCATTCTGCCTCAGCCACAGGCAAAGGTGGGCTGCCTGTGTCATAAGTGGGGAAAGCTCGGTGTACCACTCACCATGGCAGAAGGGTTGGTCTGCCTCTCACGCTCTCGCCTGATCTCACTCTCGATGGATTCGCGGATGGCCAGTTTGCAGGCACGCTGGCAAATTTCTGTCAGGTCAGCCCCCGAAAAGCCATTGGTCATCTTAGCTAAGAAATCCAGGTCAACGTCctagtggaaaaaaacccaaacaaacaaaaccaacaataaaataaaataaaatttaaaaaaaaacccaaaaaaaaaaaaaaaaagaaaaaaggaacaacCCCCAAGAGAAGCCTGTCCTTTATACCTTACATCCTCAGATGACAAAATGTCTTTAGATCTCATGGTATAAAGGTGCTGCCTCCACTTTGGTCAATTTTGAAAAGATGAGCTGTTAAGGTTCTTGGTTTTGGGAAAAGTTAACCACATATAAAGGCAGGCCATACTCCCCACACAACCAGTAAGATCCTGGGAAGCAGCtgtaaatcacagaatggtttgggttggaagagacctcaaagatcatctagtaccaaccctcctgccatgggtggggacaccttccactagaccaggctgcttaGAGCCCTATCCAgtctgaccttgaacacttcagggatggggcatccacaacttctctgggcaacctgtgccagggccttaccaccctcacagtaaaaaatttcttcccagtatcccatctaaccctgccctctttcagtttgaagccattcacCCTTGTCCCATCACTACACACCCTGACAAAGAATCCCTCCCCATCTTTCCTGTAAGCCTCCTGTAGGTATTGTAAGGCTGCTATGAAGTctccccaggtccttctcttctccaggctgaacagccttAAGTCTCTCAGTCTGTTTTCATAGCAGAGGAGCTTCAGCCCCCTGAGTAtttttgtggcctcctctggacccgctccaacagttccatgtccttcctatgctggggggcccagagctggacacagtactccaggtggggtATCACAAGAGTGGagtaaaggggaaaaatgccTCTGCATTGGTTACCCTCAAGAAGAGGCAGCTTGTCTTGTGGATTTAGGATATTATTTACTTTGGTCTCAGCATAAGGAGTCAAATGAAACACTGTCAGACTAGAAATAGGAATGATACACAGGCAGACCAAGACAACCAAtcttctgctccttcccttcaACTGAGGGAGTAGTACTGCAACCTCCTTTGAAGTTTTCCTTCCCAACAGCACCTAAAAAGGTAAACTTGGCATAAAATAGCTTGAGCTCTCACTTGacatctgtttttttctgattaactATCAGTTTCATTATTGCCTGCCCCCAATGCAAGGAACACAGCTCTTGCAACAATTCAGTTCAGCAACAATTAACTTCACTAGTTCCTCTTCAGTTTCCATTTCCCACCTGATTTCTacatttacttttctttctgagtACAAGAATCTTTTCAATCTTGCCATAACAGGCTTTCCTGTTCCCACACTGTGGGCAGAACTCCACCATGTGACAAAGACCTGCTGTGCTTACATACCAACACCTACCTTTATTAATACCTACTCTCAGAGCTCAAGCCTCCCCCTACTTCTTCACTTCCATTCTTCAGAGACTGAAGATTTCCCAGCTCTGGATTGTAAGGAGCAGTGACCAGCCCTCTGCTCTACCCCCAGCTTTTGAGGAGCAGGTACAGCTTACAGCAAACCAAAGCCAGACACAGTCAAAGCACAGATCCTACCTTGGCAACTGGTGATTTCCTCAGATTGGCCTTAAGAATTGCAACCCGGGACTTCTCATCAGGCAGGGGGATGTAGATGAGCTGATCCAGGCGGCCGGGGCGCAGGATGGCTGGGTCAATGATGTCTGGCCTGTTGGTGGCACCAATGATGAAGACGTTTTTCTTGGTGGACATGCCATCCATCTCGGTCAGGATCTGGTTGATGACACGATCTGCAGCACCGCCGCCATCACCGATATTCCCGCCTCGGGCCTTGGCGATGGAGTCCAGCTCATCAAAGAAGAGCACACATGGGGCTGCTTGGCGAGCCTGCAAGAAGCAAATGGGAACAATTACTCCATGTTAATACCACTAGGCAGTCTGGTATGGCTTTCTTGCCCCTACCTTACCATGCCTACAGgattgctgcctgcagcagggctatAATCTTCTCGGTGGCGAACAGAGGGGCCAACCCGATCTTGCCCtctatttcttgttttattttacttgttGGTCCTTAAGGAAACTGCCCCAATACCTCTTACGGTTCCCCTGTGTACTTCCCCTCAACAGATGCTTGTAATTCCCATCTATTAAAACAGAACAATTACATAAACTATACAGTTCAAACTCCCCGCCCAAAGTGTTAGTTAAAACAATCTTCAAGCTGGCTGGTGGAAGCTCGACTCTACT
This window contains:
- the LOC135460420 gene encoding transitional endoplasmic reticulum ATPase-like; translated protein: MDGMSTKKNVFIIGATNRPDIIDPAILRPGRLDQLIYIPLPDEKSRVAILKANLRKSPVAKDVDLDFLAKMTNGFSGADLTEICQRACKLAIRESIESEIRRERERQTNPSAMEVEEDDPVPEIRRDHFEEAMRFARRSVSDNDIRKYEMFAQTLQQSRGFGSFRFPSGNQGSTGPSQGTGGGSGGNVYSEDNDDDLYG